Proteins from a genomic interval of Quercus lobata isolate SW786 chromosome 11, ValleyOak3.0 Primary Assembly, whole genome shotgun sequence:
- the LOC115966353 gene encoding disease resistance protein At4g27190-like: MFAIPWDAKKKEIKSTLIPYRTRTIPCLLFHVCYSREFESVARQVAREFQGLPLALVSVAKVLGDKDEEEWEKAARRLKMSVSPNPDHEQKVIECLKLSYDYLRDQGAKLCFFMCCLFPEDHNISKCWQEKSSVFLADAGSGREEWPRPTLEDGFESYTAVSVMFNNIERLPYELVCPILKTLLLQENSNLMQIPIGFFNKLNNLKVLDISGLQIESLPPSIGLLQNLCTLYMDRCKSKDISIFGGLKKLEILSLRKSRIGSIPKELAELSELRMLDMTSCLHMETISPQIISRLQVLEELYLHGSFCQWGGRVEGTSDESNAILEEVINLPRLTILKVDIVDVNCLPLNVNSTPNWKKFDICISRSYFNRQVNEHLSKLNRVPTRTLFIDATMNKLPDWFFEAVTKKAEMLIYSSCDDLIEILTMYNRARLFSLKALHVEQCHNIGCLIPLPEGFPNQPVFENLQE; the protein is encoded by the exons ATGTTTGCTATTCCATGGGatgcaaagaaaaaggaaataaaatccaCCTTGATACCTTATCGGACGAGGACTATTCCATGTTTGCTATTCCATGTTTGCTATTCCCGTGAATTTGAAAGTGTGGCTCGGCAGGTTGCCCGGGAATTTCAGGGCCTTCCCTTGGCACTCGTATCAGTTGCGAAGGTGCTGGGTGACAAAGATGAGGAAGAATGGGAAAAGGCAGCTAGGCGACTTAAAATGTCAGTATCTCCAAACCCTGATCACGAGCAAAAAGTTATCGAGTGCCTCAAGTTGAGCTATGATTACTTGAGAGATCAGGGAGCCAAATTATGCTTCTTTATGTGTTGTCTCTTTCCAGAAGATCATAATATCAGCAAGTGTTGGCAAG AAAAGAGCAGCGTTTTTTTGGCAGATGCTGGTTCTGGCAGGGAAGAGTGGCCACGACCGACACTGGAGGATGGTTTTGAAAGCTACACAGCAGTCTCAGTTATGTTCAATAATATCGAAAGACTTCCTTATGAGCTGGTATGCCCAATACTCAAAACCTTGTTGTTGCAGGAAAATAGCAATTTGATGCAGATCCCAATTGGTTTCTTTAATAAACTGAATAACCTTAAGGTTCTGGATATAAGTGGGTTGCAGATAGAGTCACTTCCACCATCAATTGGACTCCTACAGAACCTTTGCACCTTATATATGGATCGTTGCAAGTCAAAAGATATATCCATATTTGGAGGACTCAAGAAGCTTGAAATATTAAGCCTCAGAAAATCTCGTATTGGTAGCATCCCAAAAGAACTAGCAGAATTGAGTGAGTTAAGGATGTTGGATATGACATCTTGTCTCCATATGGAAACCATCTCCCCACAAATAATTTCAAGACTACAAGTGTTGGAGGAGCTATACTTGCATGGAAGCTTTTGCCAATGGGGTGGTAGGGTGGAGGGAACCAGTGATGAAAGTAACGCAATCCTTGAAGAGGTAATAAACTTGCCTCGACTAACAATTTTGAAGGTTGATATAGTAGATGTTAATTGCTTGCCCCTGAATGTAAACTCAACTCCAAACTGGAAGAAGTTTGACATATGTATAAGCAGATCATATTTCAACCGGCAAGTGAATGAGCACTTGTCAAAATTGAATCGGGTACCTACAAGGACCTTGTTTATTGACGCTACAATGAACAAATTACCAGATTGGTTCTTTGAGGCTGTGACCAAGAAAGCAGAGATGCTGATCTATTCGTCCTGTGATGATCTCATTGAAATTCTTACAATGTACAACAGGGCAAGGTTGTTTAGTTTGAAGGCTCTCCATGTCGAACAATGCCACAATATAGGATGCTTGATACCATTACCAGAAGGTTTCCCAAACCAACCAGTGTTTGAGAACTTGCAGGAATGA